GAAGGCCGCGAAGGTCCAGGAGTTGCAGGGCCAAGGGCGGAAAGTGGCGATGGTGGGGGACGGGGTGAATGACGCCCCAGCACTCGCACAAGCCGAAGTCGGCGTGGCGATTGGGGCAGGCACCGACGTGGCGGTAGAAACCGCCGACGTGGTGCTGGTCAAGAGTGACCCGGCAAGTGTGCCCACGGGGATCGCGCTGGCCCGGCAGGTGCAGGGCAAGATCAAGCAGAACCTGTTCTGGGCCGCTATCTACAATTTGCTCGCCATCCCCTTCGCGGCGGGTGTGCTGTACCCCGCGTATGGCGTCCTGCTGCGCCCGGAGTGGGCCGCCCTGCTGATGAGCGCCAGCACGGTCATCGTGACGGTGAATGCCCTGCTGCTCAACCGGCTGCGCTTTGGGCGGGGGGAACCCACCGCGGCACCCGGGCCCCTTCCGGCGGCCTGAGGGCGGGAAGACGAGCGGGGCCGGGCCAGGCTCGACCCCACCTCCAAGGCACCTACACTGCCGGGTGTCTTCCTTTCACCTTCGTCCCGCCACACCCCAGGACGCGGCGACCGTCGCCGCACACCGCTCCCCGGAACGGGCAGGAGGACAGCCCCCACACACGACCTCCGCGGCCTGGGTCGAGGACGCCCTCACCCGCGGCGTGGACCTCGGATGGCTGGCGGAGCACGACGGAAAGGTCATCGGGGGCGCCGGCCTCATCCTCCTGGAGTGGGGGCCGACCCGGGACGACCCCAGCCCGTTGCGGGCGCGGGTGAGGGGCGTCTTCACGGTGCCCGAGTGGCGCAGGCGGGGGGTGGCCCGCGCCCTGCTGGACCACGCCCTGGACACGGCGAAGGCGCGCGGGCTTCACACCCTCAGCCTGGGCACGACCGATCAGGCCCGCACGCTCTCTCAGGCCCTCGGCTTTCAGGCGTCCCCCCCCCGAGATGGGGCGCCGGACCCAGCCCTGAGGAAGGGCCACGGTGCGCGGGGTCACGCCACGTCGGTGCCACCGAAAGCAGCAGGATGACCCCGGCCGGGGCTCCGGGCCTGTCTCGGTGCCGCAGGACCCGGGGGCGGGTCCCACGGCCGCGCCACGTCCGGTCTCGCCCCCGGCTCACCCGCCCGGCAGGAAACGGGACCACGGCACCTCGAACACAAGGGTCTTGACCGCCAGCAGCAACACCACCCCCACGAACAGGCGGCGCAACCCCACTTCGCTCAGCCTCAAGGTCCAGCGTGCCCCGAGTCCGGCTCCCACCGCCATGACGGCCCCCAGCAGCACCCCGAGCGGCCAGTCGATCACCCCACGCCACGCGAAAATCAGGGTGGCGACCAGCGACGACGCGACGTTGACGACCTTGGTGGTCGCCACCGCCCGCAGGAAGGGCATCCGGAAGGTCGCCACCCAGGCCGCCGTCAGCAACGTCACGTACCCCCCGCTGAAGAAGCCGCCGTACACGGCGAGGAGCAGGGTCAGGGTGTAGCCCAGCAGGGGGCCGGTGCGGCTGGGGGTGGGAACGGTGGACGGGGGGACCGGCGTGGGCCGCAGGACGACCCCAGCGACGGCGAGCAGGGCGCAGGCGATGATCAGCGGCAACACGTCGGCGGGCACCGCAAACACCAGCAGTGCGCCGACGACCGAGCCGACCAGCGTCAGGACCACCAGGGCGGGGAGGCGTGGGCGGTCCAGGGCGTCTCCCCGCAGGAAGGGGAGGGTGGCGCCGACGCTGAGGGCGGTGAGGGCCAGCATGTTGGTGCCCAGGGCCGTGGTGATGGGCACGCCGAACGCCAGCAGGGCGGGCACGGTGATCAGGGAGGTGGCGCCGGTGACGACGCTGATCACGCTGGTGAGGAAGAAGATCAGGGACAGCGCGAGCAGGTCGAGCGGTGTCACGTCCCCTCATCGTACCCAAGGGAAAGCGGACGGCGTGTCTGCCGTCCGCAGGGCGAAGCTGGGGGCTCAGGTGTACTTGAGGGCTTCCATCAGCTCCTCGACGATCTCCACGCTGTCGCCCCGGGTCGAGGCGGTGGCAACGTGCGCTTCGAGATGCCCGCGCAACACGACCTCGCCCGCGCCCGAGAGCGCCCCCTGCACGGCCTTGATCTGCCGCAGCACGTCCACGCAGTAGGCGTCCTCCTGCTCCAGCATGGTCACGATGCTGTCCAGGTGGCCGCGGGCGATTTTCAGCCGCCGGGCGGCGCGCTTGCGGGCGTCCTCGGGCATGCACAGGTGATGCCCGGTGTGGGTGGCAGGCTCGGTCTTGGCTTGGGTCATGTCAACCGCGCACCTGGGCGCCGTAGCCCTCCTCGGTCACGGCGGCGATCAGCGCTTGGGGGTCGGCTTCCCCCTGTACCGTGGCGGTGCCACCTGGCAGGTCCACCCGCACGTCCTGCACGCCGGGCACGCTCCTCAGGGCACTTGTCACGGCCTTCTCGCAATGGCCGCAGCTCATCCCGGTCACCGTCAGTTCCGTCTTCGTCATGCCCCAAGCTTACACCCTCCCCAGGGGGTAAGACAAGAGTTGGGGGGGAGGAATGGGCCTATTTCTTTCCCTACCGCCTTTCAAGGCTTGCCCTTCTCCAGCTTCTGGCGTATCCTCACCGTATATCCCCCCAGGGGGGATTGGAGGCAAGCATGAGCAAGACCATCGAACTGGGCGTGCAGGGGATGACCTGCGCCAGTTGCGTGGGCCGGGTGGAGCGGGGCCTGAACAAGGTCGAGGGGGTCGAGCAGGCCTCGGTGAACCTGGCGACCGAGCGCGCCACCGTCACCTACGATCCCGAGCAGACCGGGCCGCAGGCCTTGATCGCCAAGGTCAAGGATGTGGGCTACGAGCCGGTGGTGGGTGAGATCGAACTCGGGGTGCAGGGCATGACCTGCGCGAGCTGTGTTAGTCGTGTGGAACGGGCCCTGAGGAAGGTGGACGGGGTGCTGGATGCCAGCGTCAACCTCGCCACCGAGCGGGCTCACGTCCGCTACCTGCCGTCGAGCGTCAGCCCCGGGCAACTCAAGGCGGCCGTGGTGGGGGCCGGGTACACCGTGCTGGAGGGCCAGACGGGCGTGGACCGCAGCGACCAGGAGCGGGAGGCCCGCGAGCAGGAGGTGCGGGGGCTGCGCCGCGCCGTGACCTTCAGCGCCCTGTTCGCCGTTCCCCTGCTCATCCTGGCGATGCTGCCGATGCTTTGGGCGCCCTTCGAGATGTGGCTGCACGAGCGGATACCGATGGCGGCCCTGAACTGGATCATGCTGCTGCTGGCCGCGCCCGTGCAGTTCGGCCCCGGGCTGCGCTTCTACCGCCTGGGCTGGACGAGCCTGCGGCACCGCTCGCCCGATATGAATTCGCTCGTGATGATCGGCACCAGCGCGGCCTTCTTCTACTCGCTGGTCGCCACGGTGGCCCCGCAGGTGTTCCCCGAGGGCACCGCGCACGTGTACTACGAGGCCTCGGCCGTCGTCATCACCCTGATCCTGCTCGGCAAGTATTTCGAGGCCATCGCCAAGGGGAGAAGCAGCGAGGCGATGAAAAAGCTGCTGAGCTTGCAGGCGAAGACGGCGCGTGCCGTCCGTGCCGGGCAGGAACTCGAACTGCCCGTGGACGAGGTGCTGATCGGGGACCTGATCTCGGTGCGCCCCGGCGAGAAGGTGCCCGTGGACGGTGAGGTCGTCTCCGGCAACTCCTTCGTGGATGAGTCGATGATCACGGGCGAGCCCATCCCCGTCAGCAAGCAGGGGGGCGCGGCGGTCGTGGGCGGGACCCTCAACCAGAACGGGGCGTTCCAGTTCCGGGCCACCCGCGTCGGCGCGGACACAGCGCTGGCGCAGATCATCAAGCTCGTCGAGAGTGCTCAGGGTAGCAAGCCTCCCATTCAGGGCCTCGCGGACCGGGTGGTTTCCGTCTTCGTGCCCATCGTGCTCGGCATCGCCGCCTTGACCTTCCTGATCTGGCTGTTCGTGGGCGGGCAGCAGGCCCTCAGCTTCGCCCTGGTCAATACCGTGGCCGTGCTGATCATCGCCTGCCCCTGCGCGATGGGTCTGGCGACCCCGACGAGCATCATGGTCGGCACCGGCAAGGCCGCCGAACTCGGGGTCCTCTTCCGCAACGGCGCGGCGCTCGAAGGCTTGCAGGGCGTGAACGTCGTCGCCGTGGACAAGACCGGCACCCTGACCAAGGGGCGGCCCGAACTCACGGACCTGGTGACCGCGCCCGGCTTCGACCGCGCCGAGGTCCTGGGCCTGGTGGCCGCGGCTGAGGAACAGAGTGAGCACCCCATCGCCCGCGCCATCGTGGACGCGGCGAGGAAAGAAGGCGTCCCCGTCTTCCTGCCCGAGAGCTTCGAGGCCGTCCCCGGGTACGGGCTGGAAGCGCGGGTACAGGGTCCTCTGGTCCAGGTCGGGGCCGACCGCTACATGGAACGGCTCGGCCTGAACGTCACCCCGTTCGGCGCACAGGCCTCACGGCTCGGGGACGAGGGCAAGAGCCCGCTGTACGCCGCCATCGACGGCCAGCTCGCGGCGGTGATCGCGGTCGCCGACCCCATCAAGGAGGGCAGCCCGGAGGCGGTGCGCGCCCTGCACCGGCAGGGGCTCAAGGTTGCCATGATCACCGGCGACAACGCCCGCACCGCGAACGCCATCGCCCGCCAACTCGGCATCGACGAGGTACTGGCGGAAGTTCTGCCGGGCGGCAAGAGCGACGCCGTCAAGGAACTGCAAGGGAAGGGCCAGAAGGTGGCCTTCGTCGGGGACGGCATCAACGACGCGCCCGCCCTCGCTCAGGCAGACGTCGGCCTCGCCATCGGCACCGGAACCGACGTAGCCGTCGAGACCGCCGACGTGATCCTGATGAGCGGCGACCTGCGGGGCGTGCCGAATGCCTACGCCCTCAGCCGCGCCACCCTGCGGAACATCCGGCTCAACCTGTTCTGGGCCTTCGCGTACAACGTCGTCTTGATTCCCGTGGCGGCGGGTGTGCTGTACCCCGCCTTCGGGTGGCTGCTCAGCCCGGTGCTCGCCGCGGCGGCGATGGGGTTCTCCAGCGTCTTCGTCCTGACCAATGCCCTGCGGCTGCGCGGCTTCCGTCCGCCCGTCCGTCCTGATCCCGTCCCCGTGGCCGCGCCCGCCCGCGTGGCCCGCGCCTGACCTTCCCGAGGAGTGCCCATGTCCAAGCTCACCGTCGGTCCCTGGATTGCCGCCCAGAAACTCCCCAGCCGTGACGCCGCCCGCGACCGTCTCGCCTTCCTGGAGCGGACGCGGGTCCGCCGGGAGACCCCCAGCGTGGCGGGGTTCCCGCTCGTCGGGCTGGGGGGCAGTTGCGGCAAGCCCTGCTTCGCCCTGCCCTACGTCCTGACCTGGACCGAGGAGAACACCCGGCGCTTGGAGGAGCTGGCCGCCGAGTTCGGGTGCTACGTCGAGTATGGTGCGTACCCGCACCTGAAGCTGCACGAGAACGACCAGGAGGTGGGGGCGGTGCAGGACTGGACGACCTTCGGCACCGTGTACCTGCGGCCAGGGTACGAGCGGGCGGAGGAGCTGTTGGTGCGGCTGGCGGGGCTCTTGCAGCCCGACAAACCACGGCAAAATCACCTATAACCTTGGGCAGTGGCACGGCCTCAGTGTGAAGAAGGGAGCCCTCAGCCGCGTGGCCGAGAGCCTACCGTTCGTTCTCACGCCGCTACTGGTGTCACCCCTGCATCCCGAACGGGGGTCGGTCGTCGCGCCATTCCTGGTGTTGGGCCTGCCACTTCTGCTGGTGTGCCTGGCGTGGTTCTGCACGATGGCGGCGCTGGCGGATGCGGTGTCCGGCGTGTTCAGGCGCCACCCGTCCTTCGTGCGGTGGCAGCGGCGGGTGATGGGTGGCGTGTACGTGGCGCTGGGCGTGCGGTTGGCCTTCGTGCAGCGCGAATGAGGGCCCCACGTGATGCTGGAATGTGAGCTAAGTTCCTAGCGTACCAGCATTCTGGAATCTTGTCCTGACCCCCAGACCAGGCCCCGGGTGCACCAGCTCCGGGACACCCGCGCGCCCTACCTCCCGCCGCCGCTCGCCGTGACGCCCGTCACCACCGCCTCCCGGATGCCCTGGGCGATGCCGAGCGCCACCCGGTCGAGGTAGGTGGGATTCTGGAGGTTGAGGCCGTCGACCGGGTGACTGGTGTACCCGATCTCGATCAGTGCGGCGGGAATGCGGCTGCCCCGCAGCACCGCCAGCGAGCGATTGTTTTTCAGGCCTTGCGAGAACGCGCCGGTGACCGTGATGACGTTCTTCTGGATCAGGGCCGCGAAGCTGCTGGAGAGCGGGTGGTTGGGATTCCACCAGGTCTCCACCCCGTAGCCCCTCAGCGCGTTCGCGGGCGGCATGGCGTTCACGTGGATGCTCAGGTAGAGCTGGGTGCCGGGCGTGCCCAGCCCCGCCCGCTGGTTCAAGTCCGTGGCCTTGTCCGGCGCCAGTTCCCGGTCGGTCTCGCGGGTCATCACCACCTCCACCCCGGCGACGCGCAGCAGGTCGCGCACCCGCAGGGCCACGTCCAGCGCCACCTGCTTCTCGACGACCGCGCCGACGCCCCCGGAGTCACGGCCGCCGTGCCCGGGGTCGAGGACCACCCGCGGTTTGACCCGGGCCACGCTGGGGGCCAGGAGCGCCGTGCCGCGCAGGGCCGACATCGGCGGCACGGCGGCCACCACCCGCTCGCGGGGCATGAGCGGCGTGAGGTCTGCCAGCGCGGGGGAGAGGTCGATGGCGAGGCGGGAGCGGTCGCTGCCCGCCAGCGGCGGCACGAGTTGCGCGCGCCACCCGCTGCGCCCGGTCAGGGGCGTGCCGGTGAGCAGCGTCACCAGGGCCCCGTCCGGCGTGGGCTCGACGCGCCAGGCCCGCACCTCAGGCGTCACCTGCTGCGCGGAGAGGGCCGGCGCGCTCACGCCGCTCAGCTCCACCCGCAGGCCCACCCCGCCGGGCACCAGGCGGTAGCGGGTGCCCGGCGGCAGGTCCAGCACCACCCGGGTCAGCCCAGGGTTCCGGCCCAGCCGGGGCGGCGTGAGCGCGGCCCCGGGCTGAAGCGCCCCCTGGGCCTGCCCGCTCAGGGCGCTGGGCTGCCCCAGCTCCTGGCCCGGCAACGCGGGGGGCGGGGGGCGGTGCCGGCGCGGCCACCCCGGAGGTGGCGGCCAGAGCGTCACTGGGGGTCAGGCCCTCGGGAACGGCGGGGCGGGCGGCCACCGGTGCAGGCGGACGCGGGGGCGCGGCGGCCGTCGCCAGGCCGTTCGGGGAAGAGGCGGTCAGGCTGCCTGCCCCCGTCCGGGGTGCGGACAGCACGGGGCCCGGGCGGGCGAGTGCCCGGAGCGAATCGCCCGGGCCCCCCACCAGGGTCGGCCCGAAATCCAGGATCAGGACGCGTGCGCCGCTCGCCAGCGTCGCCTCGTTGCCCCGCCACCCGTCCGAGGAGGAGAGTGGGAACGGCGTGGCGAGCAGCACCTGATGTCCGGCGGCCCGGTATCCCGTCACGCTGGGGCCCAGGCCCGCCCGCGTCTGGGACACCACCCGGGCGCCGAACACGTCGAGGCGCAACCCCCCGGAGGTGGGGGTGAGCCGGTACGTGATGCCCGCGGCCAGGTCGAACACCACCCGCGTCGTGCCGCGGTCACTGCTGGAGCGTGGGTTGCCGAAGGCCACCCCGGCGGCCGCAGATGTCCCTGGCCCGGTGGAACCGGGGGCGCCTCCGGCAATACCCGGCGTGCTGACGCCCGGAGCAGATGGGCTGGCCTGGACAGGGCCTGTCTGGGCCGCGGCCCACGAGCTGAGCAGGCCGCAGGAGAGGGTGACGGCCCGGAGCACCCGGAGTGGGGAGGTCAGCGCGGAACCCCTGGAAGGCACCTCCGGACTCTTCAGGCGCCGCCTGTCTTCTGCAGGTCGCGGGGCCGGGCGGGAAGACGTGCCGGGAGCCGTGCCGGTTGAAATGGGCGTTCCTGAGTGGATTCCTGCTGGCTGGCGTCTCCATACCCGAAGCGGCCCAGCGGTCCGTAAGAGGGCCACCGGGCACAAGGGCGACGAGACCCTCCGTGCCCAGGCCACGCAGCCAGGACGCCCACCGGAGGGCAGGTCAGGGCCAGGCGCCCTCCCCTCCAGGTCGCCGAAAGGCTGGTCCAGGCAACCGGCCGAACTGTACAGGGACGGAACACGAGCAGGCGTCATGAATCGCCAGCAGGTTACACCACATCTGTACAGACTTACAGTTAAATTGTCGTTACAGATCATTCCCGCGTCCTGGCCGCGGTCACCGCGCTCCCCGTCCTGCGGTGCCCGTTCCCGCCTGCCCGCACTGACAGCCAGGCTCCGGGTTCAGTAGCGAAGTGTTAGCGCGGGGTGAGGTACCGTGCGGCCCACCCAGCCCAGGCCCCGCCTTCCCGTTCACCTCCGGGGACGGCGGAACCGGCTGCTCCGAAAGGATGCCCCATGCCCCAACGTTCACCGCGCTCCACCCTCTCCCTGCGTTTTGGTCTGACCCTCGCGCTGACCCTGAGTCTCGCCGCCTGCTCCTCGTCGCCGGGGAGCGGGACGCCAGACGCGAACGACCCCGTCGCGGCCTACCCCTATGAGCCGGGCACGGACTACTCGTGGACCAGCACGGTGCCGAGCACGAACCCGTACCCCGGCGACCAGGGCTACCCCTGGCGCGGCCTGGCCGTGAGCGCGGCCGGGCAGCCCACCGACCTCGACCTGACGAGCGGGAACTGGGACTCGGCCTCCAACGGCTACGGCCCGGTCGAGGTGGACAAGAGCAACAACACCAACAAGGGCGGGGACGGTCAGACCCTGACCATCGGCGGCGTGACCTACGCCAGGGGCCTAGGCGCCCACGCCAACTCCGACATCCGCTACACCCTTCCCGGCCAATGCACCACCTTCACCGCCAGCATCGGCGTGGACGACGAGGTGGGCAACCGGGGCAGCGTGGTGTTCGAGGTCTGGAACGGCACCACCGCCAAGCTCTACGACAGCGGCGTCATGCGCGGGACCGACGCGGCCAAGGCCATTTCGGTGCCCCTGAACGGGGTCCAGCAGCTTCGGCTGGTCGTGCGCGACGCGGGTGACGGGATGAACTACGACCACGCCGACTGGGCCGCCACCCGGCTGCTCGGCTGCTCGGTGCCCGCGACCTCGGGCGACAAGTTCCTGAGTGACCTCACGCCGGTCAGCACCCCGGTCAACGGCTACGGTCCCTACGAGAAGGACCGCAGCAACGGCCAGAATGCGGCCGGGGACGGCAAGACCCTCAGCATCGGCGGCACCACCTATCCCAAGGGGCTGGGCGTGCACGCCGCCTCCACGCTCACCTACGACCTGAGCGGCACCTGCTCGACCTTCACCGCCGAGGTGGGCGTGGACGACGAGGTGGGGGACCGCGGCAGCGTGGTGTTCCAGGTGCTCACCGACGGCACCAAGGTCTATGACAGCGGGATCATGACCGGACGCGACCCGGCCCGTTCGGTGAGTGTGGACGTCGCGGGCAAGCAGCGCCTGACGCTGGCCGTGACGGACGCGGGCGACGGCATCAACTACGACCACGCCGACTGGGCGAGCGCCAAGGTGAGCTGCTCGGTGACCCAGCCCACGGTCAGCAGCGTGACGGTCAACCCCGGCAGCGCGGTGCTGTCGGTGGGGGGAACCCGGCAGTTCACGGCCGACGTGCAGGGCAGCGGGGCGTACGGCTCGGACGTCACCTGGACGAGCAGCAACCCGGCGGTCGCCACCGTCAGCGCCAGCGGGCTGGTCACCGCTGCCGCTCAGGGGACGGTGACGATCACCGCCACCTCGAAGTTCGACCCGAGCAAGTCGGGCAGCGCTCAGGTCACGGTCAACCCCGCCTCCACCCTCCCCGCGGGCGGCATCCTGATCAACTTCCAGCCAGCGGGCTCGGGCACGCCCGCTGGGTACACCAAGGACACGGGCGCGGCCTTCGACGCGGCGCGCGGCTTCGGCTGGATCCGGGAGGACAGCGTGGGCACGGGGACCAGCGTGCCCCTGGACATCACGCCGAACACCCGGGACCGCGCGCTCGCCGGGGTGGACGGGCGCCTCAACACCTTTGCCCATATGCAGTTCCCCGCCAACGTGAGTAGCTCGACCGCCGTGCGCACGCCCGCCGCGTGGGAATACGCCCTGCCCAACGGGGTGTACAGCGTGACGGTCGCCGTGGGGGACGCCAGCAACAGCCTGGATAGCCAGCACCAGATCAACGTCGAGGGGCAGCTCGCCATCTCCCGCTACAACCCGGTCGCGTCCAAGAAGTTCATCACCTCGACGGTGCGCGTGGGCGTCACCGACGGCCGCCTGACGGTGGACGCGCGCGGCGGCACGAACACCAAGATCGACTACGTGACCATCCAGCCCGGCGACCAGCCCAGCGTGCGCGTCACCAACCCGCAGGACGCCGAGACCCTCGTGCCGACCACCGCGTCCATCACGGCCGACGTGAACCTGCCCAACAGCGGCGTGGACGTGAACACCCTGACCGCCTCGACGGTGCGGCTGATCGACGCGGGCACGAACGTCGCGGTGCCCGCCACGCTCAACACCTCGGGCGGCGGGGACGTGATCGTGCTCAAGCCCAACACGCCCCTGAATGCCAACACCCGGTACATCTTCGAGGTCACCGCCGGGGTCAAGGACACGAGCGGGGTGCCTTTCCTGCCGCTGCGGTCCACCTTCGTGACGGGGTCGAGCACCGGGTCCAGCAGCAACGTCGCCTTCGAGCAGGTCGCGCTGCCCACGGTCCCGGCGATGCCGTACACGGCGGTCGAGATGGGACCGGACGGCAAGCTGTACGCCGGGACGCTCACCGGCGAGATCCTGCGCTTCGGGATCCTGTCCGACGGCACGCTCACCCAGCCGCAGACCATCACCTCGGTGCAGACGGCCAACGGCGGGCCGCGCACCATCATCGGCCTGAAGTTCGACCCCACCTCCACGCCCGACAACCTGACCCTGTGGATCAGCAACAACTACTTCTGGGACGGCAGTTCCAACGCGCCCGACTGGAGCGGCAAGATCACCCGCCTGAGCGGCCCCAATCTGGAGAACGTGCAGGACTACGTGGTCGGGCTGCCGCGCTCGATCCGTGACCACGAGACGAACTCCATCACCTTCCGGCCCGGCGACCCGAACGCCCTGTACGTCCTGCAAGCCAGCAATACGGCGATGGGCGCCCCCGACGCCGCCTGGGGCAACCGGCCCGAGCGGGTGCTGAACGCCGCGCTGCTGCGGGTGGACCTCTCCAAGATCACCAACCCGCCGCTGGACGTGAAGACGGCGGAGGGCGGCCTGTACAACCCCTACGCGGCGGGCGCGCCTGTGACCATCTACGCCTCGGGGATGCGCAACGCCTACGACATGGTGTGGCACACCAACGGGCAGCTCTACGTCCCCACCAACGGCTCGGCGGCGGGCGGGAACACGCCCGGGACCCCAGCGACGCTGCCTGCCGCCTGCCAGACCCGCGAGGGCGGCCCCTACACCGGCCCGGCGGTCCCGGCGCTCAGCGGGGTCAGCGGGCAGCATGATTACCTCTTCCGGGTGGTGCCGGGCGGCTACTACGGCCACCCCAATCCCCAGCGCTGCGAGTGGGTGCTCAACGGCGGCAACCCCACGGCGGGGGTGGACACCGCCGAGGTCGTGGCCTCCACCTCGGGGGCAGGGTACGCGGTGGGGGTGCAGCCCGACCGCAACTACCGGGGCTTCTCCTACGACTTCGGCGAGCACGCCTCCGCCAACGGCGTGATCGAGGAGTACACCACCGCCCAGAACTCCACCCTGAAGAACAAGTTGCTCGTCGTGCGTTACAGCGCGGGCAAGGACATCATCGTGCTGACCCCCGGCGGGCCGAACCAGGACATCGTCAGCGCCGACACGCTGATCACGGGCCTCACCAACTTCAACCCCAGCCCGCTGGACCTCACCGAGAACCGCTCGACCGGCCACCTGTACGTCGCGCAGCTCGACGAGCGCACCGGCAGCGGCAAGATCACCCTGGTGCGACCCAAATAAAGCGCTGGAGCCGAGCGGCGCGCCCCCAGGTTGACTGGGGCGCGCCGCTCAGCGGTTGGACTCCTGCTCGGCCAGCAACCCCTCCGTGTGCCACGTTGCTCCGCCTGGGTGGGAGTGTCCCGGCCGCTTCTTCCCGTCAAACCAGGCTGCCCAGTACGTTCAGGGTGAGGGCCAGGATGGGGCCACGTTGAACCAGAAGGCGGTCAGGCCGTGCCACAACGCGACCCGCCGGATGACCGGACTGGAGACGGCCACATCCGAGACCTGAAACGTCATGCCGAGGACGAAAGCGAAGTACGCGAAATCGAGCGCGGCGGGTGACGTGTCGCCCGGGAACTCCAGACCACCGTCCGGCCCGGCCTCCTGATCCCCACCGCTGGAGGACAGGTGCGCGTACCGCAGGGCGTAGGTGGTGTGCGTGAGGAACCAGCCGCCGACCACTGCCACGACCGCGAACGTGATCGGAACCCCGGGCGCTACGGGAGACAGGCGCTGGGCACCGTCGATCACCCAGGCGGCCGCGATCAGGCTCACGACGCTGGAGACAAGGACACTGGCGCCCACAGCCGCCCGGCCAGGATCCTCGGCGGCCGCCGCGTACCGTGTGCGTTCGGGGGGTGAGCGCAGGATGAAGTGCCAGGTCAACGCGAGCAAGGTGAGGGCGCCCACGTCCCAGCCCAACATGGCCCGGATCACCCCTGCCGGGGAAACGGGCAGCACCAACGCCGCCACCATTCCGGCACTCCCCGCGATCACGAGCCGCGGCCAGGACTTCGGCCACGGACTCTGTGGCGTGGGGGAGGAAGGCAAGCGGTTCATGATCACGGCCACTCGGGGGTGGGGTCAACCTCGGGGCACGATGCCCTGCTATCTCGGCGCTTCCCGTGGAAGGGGGCTGCTGGTTGCCGGAGGAGGGGTGGAGGCGGCGGGCCCTCCGTGGGGTACCCGGTCCCGCTGGTCTTCTCGCCTGTCCCAGACGCTCACGGCGGTCAGGAGCAGCA
This is a stretch of genomic DNA from Deinococcus aerius. It encodes these proteins:
- a CDS encoding NPCBM/NEW2 domain-containing protein, which translates into the protein MPQRSPRSTLSLRFGLTLALTLSLAACSSSPGSGTPDANDPVAAYPYEPGTDYSWTSTVPSTNPYPGDQGYPWRGLAVSAAGQPTDLDLTSGNWDSASNGYGPVEVDKSNNTNKGGDGQTLTIGGVTYARGLGAHANSDIRYTLPGQCTTFTASIGVDDEVGNRGSVVFEVWNGTTAKLYDSGVMRGTDAAKAISVPLNGVQQLRLVVRDAGDGMNYDHADWAATRLLGCSVPATSGDKFLSDLTPVSTPVNGYGPYEKDRSNGQNAAGDGKTLSIGGTTYPKGLGVHAASTLTYDLSGTCSTFTAEVGVDDEVGDRGSVVFQVLTDGTKVYDSGIMTGRDPARSVSVDVAGKQRLTLAVTDAGDGINYDHADWASAKVSCSVTQPTVSSVTVNPGSAVLSVGGTRQFTADVQGSGAYGSDVTWTSSNPAVATVSASGLVTAAAQGTVTITATSKFDPSKSGSAQVTVNPASTLPAGGILINFQPAGSGTPAGYTKDTGAAFDAARGFGWIREDSVGTGTSVPLDITPNTRDRALAGVDGRLNTFAHMQFPANVSSSTAVRTPAAWEYALPNGVYSVTVAVGDASNSLDSQHQINVEGQLAISRYNPVASKKFITSTVRVGVTDGRLTVDARGGTNTKIDYVTIQPGDQPSVRVTNPQDAETLVPTTASITADVNLPNSGVDVNTLTASTVRLIDAGTNVAVPATLNTSGGGDVIVLKPNTPLNANTRYIFEVTAGVKDTSGVPFLPLRSTFVTGSSTGSSSNVAFEQVALPTVPAMPYTAVEMGPDGKLYAGTLTGEILRFGILSDGTLTQPQTITSVQTANGGPRTIIGLKFDPTSTPDNLTLWISNNYFWDGSSNAPDWSGKITRLSGPNLENVQDYVVGLPRSIRDHETNSITFRPGDPNALYVLQASNTAMGAPDAAWGNRPERVLNAALLRVDLSKITNPPLDVKTAEGGLYNPYAAGAPVTIYASGMRNAYDMVWHTNGQLYVPTNGSAAGGNTPGTPATLPAACQTREGGPYTGPAVPALSGVSGQHDYLFRVVPGGYYGHPNPQRCEWVLNGGNPTAGVDTAEVVASTSGAGYAVGVQPDRNYRGFSYDFGEHASANGVIEEYTTAQNSTLKNKLLVVRYSAGKDIIVLTPGGPNQDIVSADTLITGLTNFNPSPLDLTENRSTGHLYVAQLDERTGSGKITLVRPK
- a CDS encoding DUF1345 domain-containing protein, coding for MPSSPTPQSPWPKSWPRLVIAGSAGMVAALVLPVSPAGVIRAMLGWDVGALTLLALTWHFILRSPPERTRYAAAAEDPGRAAVGASVLVSSVVSLIAAAWVIDGAQRLSPVAPGVPITFAVVAVVGGWFLTHTTYALRYAHLSSSGGDQEAGPDGGLEFPGDTSPAALDFAYFAFVLGMTFQVSDVAVSSPVIRRVALWHGLTAFWFNVAPSWPSP